The DNA region GGACTGCCGGAGCGCCTTGTGCAGGTTGGTCGCGACGGCGGTGTCGGCTGATCCGGCCGGCGCGCCGTGCAGCGCGGCGAGATGCGTGCCGTGGATGGCCTTCGCGACCTCGAGCTGAGCGCTGCGTTTCGGCCCCGCAGTCGCGATCTTCGCGTCGTACGACGCGATCAGCATGCGCTCGAGGTCACGAGCGGCGGCCAGCGCGGTGGCATCCGGCACCGTGGCCGGCGGCTTGGGACGCGGACGATGGTGCTTGCCGCACCCGGCGACGGTCACGGCAGCCGCGATCAGCAAACTGCGGCGCGACATCGTGCGGCGCGACGGGGTCGGCCGCGAGATTTGCACTGTCCCGAGTCTGCCATCACCGCCAACTTGCTCGATACGGTGTGCCGCATGGCCGCGCCGTCGCAATCGCAGCTGGGCGAGCTGCTCGCGCCGGTCGTGACGGGCGCCGGCTACGACCTCGAAGAGGTCACCGTCAGCAGCGCCGGGCGGCGCAGCGTCGTCCGGGTCATCGTCGACCGGGACGGCGGTGTCGATCTCGACGCCGTCGCCGAGGTCTCGCGCGCGGTCTCCCAGGCGCTCGACCAGGCAGGCCCGCTGGGGGAATCGCCGTACGTCCTCGAGGTCAGCTCGCCCGGCGTCGACCGGCCGCTCACCGAGCCGCGGCACTGGCGGCGCAACGTCGGCCGCCTGGTCGAGGCCGGCGAGCTCACCGGCCGGATCGCCGAGGTGACCGCGGGCGGCGTGACCTTCGACGTCGACGGCGCGTCGCGCACGGTGGCGTTCCCGGACCTGCCGCCCGGGCGGGTCGTCGTGGAGTTCACCCGATGAACATCGACGTCACCGCGCTGCGCGGGCTGGTCCGGGAGAAGGACGTCTCCTTCGATACGGTGGTCGAGGCGATCGAGTCGGCACTGCTCGCGGCCTATCACCGCACCGAGGGCGCGCACGAGCGCGCTCGGGTGGAGCTCGACCGCAAGACCGGTGAGGTCACCGTGTGGGCGCAGGAGGTCGACGCCGCGGGTGAGGTGACGAGGGAGTTCGACGACACGCCGAGCGACTTCGGCCGGATCGCGGCGATGACCGCGAAGCAGGTGATCATGTCCCGCTTGCGCGATGTCGCCCAGGAGACGACCTACGGCGAGTACGCCGGCAAGGAAGGCGACCTGGTCAGCGGGCTGGTGCAGCACCACTCCGGCGTGCGCCCCGACGGTCCGGTGTTCGTCCATCTCGGCGACATCGAGGGCGTGCTGCCGCACTCGGAGCAGGTGCCGGGCGAGCGCTACGTCCACGGCGACCGGTTGCGCTGCCTCGTCATCGGCGTACACAAGGGACCGCGCGGCACTCAGGTGACCCTGTCGCGTACCCACCCGAACCTGGTCCGCCGGCTGTTCGCGATGGAGGTGCCGGAGATCGCCGACGGGACGGTCGAGATCGCGGCGCTCGCGCGCGAGGCCGGGCACCGGACGAAGGTCGCCGTCCGCTCGAACTCCCCGGACGTGCGGGCCCGCGGGGCGTGTATCGGCCCGATGGGCGCGCGGGTGCGGGCGGTGGTGACCGAGCTGCACGGCGAGAAGATCGACATCGTCGACTGGGACCCCGATCCCGCCACGTTCGTCGGGAACGCGCTCTCGCCCGCCCAGGTGACGAGCGTGACCGTGGTGGACCCGGTGGCGAAGGCGGCCCGCGTCGTCGTGCCCGATTTCCAGCTCTCGCTCGCGATCGGCAAGGAGGGCCAGAACGCCCGGCTGGCCAACCGGCTCACCGGCTGGCGCATCGACATTCACCCCGACTCGGCGCCGCAGGGCTAGACTGGCGCGTGACGAGGAGCGCCGATCCGGTCCGGACCTGCGTCGGGTGCCGGCTCCGCGCCACCGCGTCAGACCTGTTGCGCGTCGTCGTGGTCGACGGAGCTGTGCTCCCCGACCCGCGAGGCCGGGCGAGCGGGCGTGGAGCACATCTTCACCCCACCACCGAGTGCCTCGCGCTGGCGGAGCGCCGGCGGGCGTTTCCCAGGGCCTTCCGGGTCCCGGGACCGCTCTCGACCGGAGCCCTGCTGGACTACCTCACGCAGCACGACCGGAACGAGCAGAGCGGAACCACACCATGAGCGCTCGATGAGCCAGCACCGATGAGCACCGCCATGCACTGACAACGGCTTGCGGCACCACCGCGGGCCACCGAAGGAGAATTTGTGGCCAAGGCCCGCGTATCCGCCCTCGCCAAAGAGGTCGGGCTGCAGTCGAAGCAGCTGATCGAGTGGCTGAACAGCAACGGGGAGTACGTCAAGACCCCCTCATCGACCATCGAGGCGCCGGTCGTCGCGAAGGTGTACGCCGCCTTCCCGCCGAAGCCCGCCGACGAGGCGCCGGCCAAGAAGGCCGCGGCGAAGAAAGCCGCAGCGCCCGAGCCGCCGGCTGAGCCGGCAGCGCCGGCCGAGCCCGCGCCGCCGGCGTTCGCGCCGACCGAAGAGGTCTTCCCGCCCACCCCGCCGCCCGCGCCGAGCGTCGAAGCTCCGGCCGCACTGGCCGAGCCGCCCGCCGTACCCCGGCCGGCCGCTCCGCGGCCCGCGGGCAACAACCCGTTCACCCCGCGACCTGCGGGCAACAACCCGTTCACCCAGCGCGGCACCACGCCGTCCTCGCGACCCGGCCCCGGTTCGATGCCGCCGCGGCCCGGCGGGCTGCGCCCGGGACCGGGCATGATGCCGCCCCGGCCGCCGCAGCGACCCGGCGGCGGGCCGGGCTTCGGCCAGCGCCCGGGCGGTGGCCGCGACGCCGGCCCGCGCACCGGTGGTGGCGGACCCGGCGGTGACCGTTACGGCCAGCGCACCGGCGGTGCTCCGGGCGGTCCGCCCGGTCGCGGCTTCGGTGGGCGTCCCGGCGGACCCGGCGGCCGGGGCCGTGGCGCCCCGACCCAGGGCGCGTTCGGGCGTGGGCCCGGTGGCCGGCAGGTTCGCGGCCGCAAGTCGAAGAAGCAGCGCCGCCAGGAGTTCGACAACATGCAGGCGCCGACGATCGGCGGCGTGCAGATCCCGCGCGGCAACGGCGAGCAGATCCGCCTGCCCCGCGGCGCCAGCCTGGCCGACTTCGCCGACCGGATCGGCGCCAACCCCGGCTCGCTCGTCCAGGTGGTCTTCACCCAGCTCGGCGAGATGGTCACCGCCACCCAGTCGGCGCCCGAAGAGACGCTCGCGCTGCTCGGCACCGAGCTCGGCTGGGAGGTGCGGATCGTCACTCCCGAGGAGGAGGACGCCGAGATCCTGTCCCGCTTCGATATCGAGTTCGACGCGGACGAGGACGAGGCCGACCTCGCGCCGAGGGCACCGGTCGTCACCGTGATGGGCCACGTCGACCACGGCAAGACCAAGCTGCTGGACGCGATCCGCTCGACGGACGAGCAGGCCAAGGAAGCCGGCGGGATCACCCAGCACATCGGCGCCTACCAGGTCCACGCGTTGGTCGACGGCGACGACCGCACGCTGACCTTCATCGACACCCCGGGTCACGAGGCGTTCACCGCCATGCGGGCCCGCGGCGCCCAGGTCACCGACATCGCCGT from Mycobacteriales bacterium includes:
- the rimP gene encoding ribosome maturation factor RimP is translated as MAAPSQSQLGELLAPVVTGAGYDLEEVTVSSAGRRSVVRVIVDRDGGVDLDAVAEVSRAVSQALDQAGPLGESPYVLEVSSPGVDRPLTEPRHWRRNVGRLVEAGELTGRIAEVTAGGVTFDVDGASRTVAFPDLPPGRVVVEFTR
- the nusA gene encoding transcription termination factor NusA encodes the protein MNIDVTALRGLVREKDVSFDTVVEAIESALLAAYHRTEGAHERARVELDRKTGEVTVWAQEVDAAGEVTREFDDTPSDFGRIAAMTAKQVIMSRLRDVAQETTYGEYAGKEGDLVSGLVQHHSGVRPDGPVFVHLGDIEGVLPHSEQVPGERYVHGDRLRCLVIGVHKGPRGTQVTLSRTHPNLVRRLFAMEVPEIADGTVEIAALAREAGHRTKVAVRSNSPDVRARGACIGPMGARVRAVVTELHGEKIDIVDWDPDPATFVGNALSPAQVTSVTVVDPVAKAARVVVPDFQLSLAIGKEGQNARLANRLTGWRIDIHPDSAPQG
- a CDS encoding YlxR family protein, encoding MTRSADPVRTCVGCRLRATASDLLRVVVVDGAVLPDPRGRASGRGAHLHPTTECLALAERRRAFPRAFRVPGPLSTGALLDYLTQHDRNEQSGTTP
- the infB gene encoding translation initiation factor IF-2, which codes for MAKARVSALAKEVGLQSKQLIEWLNSNGEYVKTPSSTIEAPVVAKVYAAFPPKPADEAPAKKAAAKKAAAPEPPAEPAAPAEPAPPAFAPTEEVFPPTPPPAPSVEAPAALAEPPAVPRPAAPRPAGNNPFTPRPAGNNPFTQRGTTPSSRPGPGSMPPRPGGLRPGPGMMPPRPPQRPGGGPGFGQRPGGGRDAGPRTGGGGPGGDRYGQRTGGAPGGPPGRGFGGRPGGPGGRGRGAPTQGAFGRGPGGRQVRGRKSKKQRRQEFDNMQAPTIGGVQIPRGNGEQIRLPRGASLADFADRIGANPGSLVQVVFTQLGEMVTATQSAPEETLALLGTELGWEVRIVTPEEEDAEILSRFDIEFDADEDEADLAPRAPVVTVMGHVDHGKTKLLDAIRSTDEQAKEAGGITQHIGAYQVHALVDGDDRTLTFIDTPGHEAFTAMRARGAQVTDIAVLVVAADDGVMPQTIEALNHAQAAEVPIVVAVNKIDKEDANPAKVRQQLTEYGLVAEEYGGDTLFIDVSAKAGLGLDRLLEAIVLTADAALDLRANPNRAAEGVAIEAHLDRGRGPVATVLVQRGTLHVGDSIVAGDAFGRVRAMLNENGDPVDEAGPSRPVQVLGFTSVPGAGDNFLVVPEDRVARQIAEQRQARERFAELAKSRGRMTLEDVLERIQQGELNQLNLILKGDVSGSVEALEDALLNIEVGNENEVGLRVIARGVGAITENDINLARASDAVVIGYNVRPEGKARELAEREKVDVRFYSVIYAAIDDVENALKGMLKPEFEEVQLGTAEIREIFRSSKAGNIAGCIVRDGTIVRNSKARLVRDGAVVADNLTISTLRRFKDDVTEVREGFECGISLGNYNDIHLDDVIETFELREKPRS